The following are from one region of the Bactrocera oleae isolate idBacOlea1 chromosome 6, idBacOlea1, whole genome shotgun sequence genome:
- the BtbVII gene encoding sex determination protein fruitless — MSVQQFCLRWNNHQPNFISVCSSLLHNGTLVDVTLAAEGRQLQAHKIVLSACSSYFQTLFTSNPCQHPIVILKDVQYDDLKTMVDFMYYGEVNVSQEQLPHILKTAEMLKIKGLAEMPTDPANLTKSESKSSNEPTDLVGSGSTGSNGQSSSGVTSGGMGSSAGGSINETLWEPQHHHGQHGETQFQSHPHQQQQNSQTQTSQQQQQHHQLRRTPSPLGAGASPATRRKRLRKSSNNGSGDRTNSDDQHNTSLDSGNNTGGISLTQMSQMSFGTTGGTISGIPTHTLHATKLLKESSSTEVEPHPQDDSLDDGHGHVHMQIKPEVDMSSVQQSMPLDISAATTPSEHDAPNSQSSHSDLSQPLNANVSTIVGQPECSPRAVNMAMSASPTSLLSQQQQQQHSPAQLQHQHSQPQQQQMGTKRNRILTRQPRVKRDSDSLSNAQASPEPNQGSCVDFDPFSNSPGGSSHSNYIAAHALQLHTHPSHHHLLTVPPRIERHSSEPAPSLTPSSPHLLSVPQSTPFLMKQHSDPLLPTQHSLSGAGALIVGGGGVGVGGTNPFAPLHRQYSHPLSCTTTSSANSSAGTSHITSVPLHHSHHISLPESMYTSGGSPPPVGSSQYVVPQQIVSSGSSGTSNELSSGASSASPSKVLSIPHFTTTYIDDSDSRGRNNSPTTPSSIAGVHTNTSSISSAPLERVRSTESNTPPPTATTTGKIRSSKSTSSVMLSERMSSLHPGTAAMGSSSFEHLPSLRVKSEELQRSVSSPQTSREIITLENPRSSHCPVIRPGPALGCNFCWNTIDGHGRILRRKTKYHCPECQTNLCIVPCFQEYHERQNSEAANISTGNDGNSKSYSGTTGRSGNSGSGGSSTRLYSKTESI, encoded by the exons ATGTCGGTGCAACAATTTTGTTTGCGCTGGAATAACCATCAACCGAATTTTATTTCGGTATGTTCCTCTTTGCTACATAATGGAACATTAGTGGACGTTACCTTAGCAGCAGAAGGTCGACAACTTCAAGCTCATAAAATTGTCCTCTCTGCTTGCAGCTCATACTTTCAA ACATTATTTACATCGAATCCCTGTCAACATCCAATTGTAATACTTAAAGATGTCCAATATGATGACCTTAAGACTATGGTTGATTTTATGTACTATGGGGAAGTGAATGTATCACAAGAGCAGTTACCACACATTCTAAAAACGGCTGAGATGCTTAAAATCAAAGGACTTGCTGAAATGCCCACCGATCCTGCCAATTTAACTAAATCTGAAAGTAAATCATCGAATGAACCCACCGATTTAGTGGGTAGCGGTAGTACTGGCAGTAACGGCCAAAGTAGCAGTGGGGTTACTAGCGGCGGCATGGGTAGTAGTGCTGGTGGTAGCATAAATGAGACACTCTGGGAg CCCCAGCATCACCATGGCCAACACGGTGAAACCCAGTTTCAATCTCATCcccatcaacaacaacaaaatagccAAACGCAAAcatcacaacagcaacaacaacatcatcaaTTAAGACGTACTCCTTCACCATTAGGTGCGGGAGCTTCACCGGCAACTAGACGAAAACGACTTCGGAAATCTTCAAATAACG GATCTGGCGATCGCACTAATTCGGACGACCAACATAATACTTCTTTGGACAGTGGAAATAATACTGGTGGCATAAGTCTTACACAGATGAGTCAAATGTCGTTTGGAACCACAGGTGGTACAATCAGTGGCATACCAACACACACATTACACGCAACAAAATTGTTAAAAGAATCGTCTAGCACCGAGGTTGAACCACATCCACAGGATGATAGCTTGGACGATGGTCATGGACATGTACACAtgcaaatt aaACCTGAAGTTGACATGAGCAGCGTTCAGCAATCAATGCCATTGGACATTTCTGCTGCTACTACTCCTTCGGAACATGATGCACCAAATTCTCAATCATCTCATTCTG atttatcCCAGCCGTTAAACGCTAATGTTTCCACAATTGTCGGTCAGCCGGAATGTTCGCCACGCGCTGTCAATATGGCCATGTCAGCGTCACCTACCAGCCTACTCtctcaacaacaacagcaacaacattcgCCAGCGCAGTTGCAACATCAACATTcgcaaccacaacaacagcaaatgggCACGAAACGCAATCGTATATTGACACGTCAGCCGCGCGTTAAACGCGATAGTGATAGTCTTTCAAATGCTCAGGCTTCACCCGAACCCAATCAGGGATCTTGTGTCGATTTCGATCCATTTAGCAATTCGCCCGGTGGTAGTTCACATTCAAACTACATCGCAGCACATGCACTGCAATTGCATACACATCCCAGTCACCATCACCTGTTAACAGTGCCGCCGCGTATTGAGCGTCACTCATCTGAACCGGCACCCAGTTTGACACCATCCTCACCACATTTGCTCTCTGTACCGCAGAGTACACCTTTCCTGATGAAACAGCATTCGGATCCATTACTGCCCACTCAACATTCACTTAGTGGCGCTGGCGCATTAATTGtcggtggtggtggtgttggtgttggAGGAACAAATCCGTTCGCACCGCTACATCGTCAGTATTCACATCCACTTTCGTGTACAACAACCAGTAGCGCTAACAGCAGTGCCGGTACTAGTCATATCACCAGCGTTCCATTACATCATTCACACCACATATCACTACCTGAATCAATGTACACGTCCGGCGGTTCACCACCACCTGTTGGTTCGTCGCAATATGTCGTGCCGCAACAAATTGTGTCCAGCGGTAGTAGTGGCACGTCGAATGAGTTAAGCAGCGGTGCTTCATCAGCTAGTCCGTCAAAAGTGCTCAGCATACCACACTTCACCACTACTTATATTGATGACAGCGACTCGCGTGGTCGCAACAATTCACCAACTACTCCCTCATCCATTGCCGGCGTTCATACTAATACGTCAAGTATTAGTTCAGCACCCTTGGAGCGTGTTCGTTCAACGGAATCGAATACACCaccaccaacagcaacaacaacgggcAAGATTCGTAGTTCGAAATCGACATCTAGTGTTATGTTATCGGAACGAATGAGCAGTTTGCATCCTGGAACCGCAGCCATGGGTAGCAGTTCATTTGAACACTTACCTTCGTTGCGTGTCAAGAGCGAGGAATTACAAAGATCGGTGTCTTCTCCACAA ACCTCTCGGGAGATCATCACTTTGGAGAATCCTCGTTCTAGTCATTGTCCCGTTATACGGCCCGGGCCGGCACTGGGCTGTAATTTTTGTTGGAACACTATAGATGGGCATGGTAGAATTTTGCGGCGCAAAACCAAATACCACTGCCCCGAATGCCAAACGAATTTATGCATTGTACCGTGTTTTCAGGAGTATCACGAACGGCAAAACAGTGAAGCGGCAAACATTTCAACCGGCAATGATGGCAATAGTAAATCTTACTCAGGTACCACCGGCAGGAGTGGAAATAGCGGCAGTGGCGGCAGTAGCACACGGCTTTATTCCAAAACCGAATCCATTTGA